TTTTATTCCACCGATTGTAGCAACTGAAAATAATGGTGTGCTCTATATTATCGATGGTAGCAGCAGACTTCGTAGCATGGTGGACATTTTACCAATGGCGAATCGAATGTTATTAAGTGAAGATATTGAAGAACAAAAGAAAGCAGCACAATTATGCGCAAGTATTGGTGATATAAAACTAGCATTTCAAGTATTTCATGATTTTACAGAGGAACAGCAGGACCAACTCTACTTGGATGCCAATACAAAAGGGAAAAAGGTGGCGTTGTCTAAACGCATTGCCTATGATTCGAGAAATACGATTAACACCGTAACGAACGAGCTGTTATTGCAGCATGAGGCGCTGAGATTTGCAGGAATTGAGCAAGAAAAGGTAAGCATTAACCGACCAGCGAATAAAAATTTCCTGTCTTTAAGTCAGCTACGTGCAATTGTCTCTCTTTTTTTAGTCGGCAAGGAAATCGAATCAGGAGTGCATACACAGCAGGTAGATCAAGTGTTAATTGAGCAACGTATGCCGATATTGAATGCATGGTTAGATGAGTTATTCATACTGGAAAGCCCTGATAAAATTGGTGATTATAATATTTCCATTTTGGCTAGTTTTTTATTTGTGAGGGGGTTAGCGTATTATGCATTAAAGGGCGAACAATTTATTGGACAGGCGAAGAAGACTGACTATGTGCGCAATCGAATGAAAGCGCTTAACCATGTGAGCTGGGAATCACGTCAATCACTTTGGCATCGTTTTGATGGGAGGTACAGAGGTCCAAGTGGGCTTTACTTTGTTACGAACAATAAAAAAACATTGGCAGCCATAATCAATTGGCTGTGCAATGAAGGGGGTGATGTTGTATTAAAAAAGTAGGAAATCAATAGAAAAACCTCTGTATACAGTCGGGCAAGACTTATCGTATACAAAGGTTTCTAGATCAGGAGTATCCTGACTATTGTTAGTATACTCCTTTTTTTATTATTTGAACATGGATAAAGAGCGAAAGGGAGTAGAACTCATGGAAAAGAACAAAAAGTATATTTTAACGTATGCAACACAAGTATTATTTGAAACAGTGGAGAATGGAAAACAAGGAATTGTAGTAATTGAAAATGGTGAAAGTTATTTTATAGAAGGATCATTAAATCGAATTATTGCCCACAATGAAATGTATTATATAACGAATCTAGAAGTAGCAAAACGCATTGCAAAAGAAATACTTGGTTCATCCTATGGGGCACCATATATTTTTATGGATATGGTATGGGTACCAGTAGAAATATATAATCGCAATGTAATTATTTATGTCGCCTTGCATCATATTGAAAGAATAAGCTGCCTTTCTAATTCAAAAACGTTATTGCAACTAACACAATGTGTAAATATAACACTTAGTATTAGTAAAAATAAGCTATACAGTCGTTTGCTAGTTGCTTGTTTACTAAAATTACTTATTGATTTAAAGAAAAAGAATATTTATAAAAAAGGTAATACGCTAAGTAAGCCGTGTGAGATTATAAAAGAACAGGGGAATGTTTATTATACGAAAAAAGACGATTTAGATAACAATTAAACTTAGAAAAATGGTGATGTTGAAAGTTAAATAACTTTTAATATCACCCTTTTTGTTGTAGTGGGAGGGATTTACGCAATGACTGCCAGTGAAATGTTACAGGTATCACGGTGTTTCAAAAATTTAGGTGACCAAATTCAAAGAATATGAAACAATAATGGGACAACGATTTACATATTTGAGAAATATTTTATCATCCTAGGTGAATTAATAAAGATCTTTAAGGAGACAACAATATGGATTATCAATTGATTTACGAAGATTGGATTCAAAAATCTTTGTATGAAAACGATTTACATCAAATCAAGGCAAATAAATCAGAAATCCAAGACAGCTTCCACCAACAACTACAATTCGGCACGGGCGGTCTACGTGGCAAACTAGGACCAGGCACAAATCGTATGAACACACATACAATCCGTCTTGTAGCGGAAGGATTGGCTCGCCAAATTGAACAGCAGGGTGAAGTAGCGAAAATGCGCGGAGTGGTCATTGCTTACGATACGCGCCATTTTTCACAAGAATTTGCATACGAAACAGCTGGCGTTTTGGCCGCGCATGGTATTCAAAGCTATGTATTCAAAGAAAGTAGGCCGACACCGGAGTTAAGCTTTGCAGTACGATACTTGGCTGCTTATGCAGGTGTTGTTATTACGGCCAGTCATAATCCGAAACAATATAACGGTTTTAAAGTGTATGGCGAGGACGGCGCACAGCTTACACCACAATTTGCAAATGACATTATGGCTCATATGCATGCGGTAGATTCGATTTTTGATATTCCGAATTCGTCAAGGTCTCAACTACAAAACTCAGATTTGTGTGTAGAAATACTAGAAAAATTGGATGATGCATATTTACAGGCGATTTCACATATTCAACTTAGCGAAAATGTAAAAGAAGATATGGCAATTGTTTATACACCTATACATGGGGCAGGGCTTGAGCCGACGATTCGAGGATTACAAAACTTTGGTTTTACGAATGTGCATCTGGTGCAACAACAGGCAGTTCAAGATGGCGATTTTCCAACCGTTATTTATCCAAATCCTGAGGAAGCCGATGCGTTTAAACTAGCGATGAAGCTTGGTGAGGAAGTAAGCGCACAATTATTGCTAGCAACAGATCCTGATGCCGATCGTCTAGGTGTGGCAGTGCTCGTTGACGGTGCTTATAAGCTATTAACGGGTAATCAATTAGGCGCTCTATTACTCGATTATATTTTGTCAAAACAGCCAGCTCAGCCAAATGCGGCGATGATTAAAACAATCGTGACATCGGAATTTGGTGCGGCTGTGGCTCAGAAATACGGTGTGGCAACTGTGAACACGTTAACGGGTTTTAAATATATCGCGGAAAAAATAGCAGAATGGGAGCTAACAAAAGAGCACAAATTTATTTTTGGCTACGAAGAAAGCTATGGCTATTTAGTGAGCGATGTTGTACGCGATAAAGATGCGGTGCAAATTGCGTTACTAACTGCAGAAATGGCTGCGTATTATGCTGCAAATGGCCAAACATTGTATGATGTGTTAAACGAGTTATACGAGGAGCACGGGTTTTATCAAGAGGCATTAATCTCACTGACATTTGAAGGTATGGAAGGACAGCAAAAAATCACTTCAATTATGGAGGCATTTCGAAAACAACCACCAAAACGATTTGCTGATATAGCCGTTAGGAAAATGGAAGATTATTTGACAGAGTCGATTAACGGTTTACCTCAAGCCGATGTAATAAAATTTATATTAGAGGATGATTCGTGGATTTGCGTACGACCTTCAGGAACAGAGCCGAAGTGTAAATTTTATATTGGGGTGAAAACAGAGAGCTTGTTAGAAAGTGAACAAAAAATTGAACAGTTAAAGTCTGCATTACAGCAGTGGGCTTAATAAAATGAGTATCTCGCGAAATGAGATACTCATTTTAATTTCAACTTTTGAAACAGATTTTTGAGGAATGCTACTTAAATTAAAAAGGTGAATATTATACAAATTATGTAATGTTAAAGGTATAATGTGGGTATGTAAAGAATTAATGTAATCGCTAGGAGGATTAAAATGACTTTTAAACGGACAGAGGGATTTCGTTTTAGTTTTGGAGAGCCAATTCCAGCAAAATATATCATCTTAGTTGACGGTAAACCAGAAGACCAAAAATTGACAAAATATAGCTGTGAAATATTAGATATTAGCCCACATGGAATGAAAATGTTTGCCTTTCATGATATTGGTGAAAATAGTAGTGAGCTATTGCAGCTTGAAGTTCAATTTATTTTAGACGAAATTTTAATTAAAGCCATCGGAGAAATCGTATGGAAAAAAGATTTCGGTAGCAAAATTCAATATGGGTTAATTTTTGTAGGACAACCCCAAGTTGAAGCATTAATTATAAGCGAATTAAAACTTCGCCGAAAAAAAGAAGTAGGTCAACGGTAAAGATTAAACCTTCCATCAAGATATGACGAAATGTCGAAATTTGAAAAACATTTTTAAAATCTAGAAGGGATTTTACCAACTGTGTAGAATTAGTAATTATAGCCGTAATGAAGGAGGAGTTCACATGCTAAACTTTAACATTCGTGGTGAGAACATTGAGGTAACTCCAGCGATTCGCGATTATGTTGAATCAAAAATTGAAAAGGTAGAGCGTTATTTTAATGACGACTTAAACGCGAACGCTAATGTTAATTTAAAGGTGTACAACGACAAACAAACTAAGGTAGAAGTAACAATTCCGATGAAGAATTTAACGCTTCGTGCTGAGGAACGTCACAATGACATGTATGCAGCAGTTGACTTAATCGTTGATAAATTAGAGCGCCAAATTCGTAAACATAAAACAAAAGTAAATCGCAAATTCCGTGATCGTGAAGGCGCTGGGCTATATTTTGCAGCGGTAACGCAAGCAGGAGCAATAACAGAGTCGTCTGAAGAAGAGTACACAATTGTTCGTACAAAACAATTCGACTTAAAGCCAATGGATCAAGAAGAAGCAATTTTACAAATGAACATGCTAGGTCACGATTTCTACATCTACACAGACGCAGAGTCAGACGGCACAAGCATCGTTTACAAACGAAAAGACGGCAAATACGGCTTAATTGAAACAAACTAACATTCCAAACGAACTGCCTGTAATGGGTAGTTCGTTTTTTAAATGGTGACTGTTGCTATCCTTTTTACACAGAATGAACATCCTAATTATACAGAGAAGTGGTGCTGATTTGCGCCGTACCTATAACTAATGGTAAAATGTAGTTTGAGACTATTTATTGGGAAGTGACCAATTCGATGGCAAATTTATTAAATAAATTATTTGATTTCAATAAAAAAGAAGTAAAGCGTTTAGAAAAAACGGCAGATAAGGTGGAGGCATTAGCAGGACAGTTTGAAAGCCTATCTGACGAAGCATTGAAAGCAAAAACAGAAGAATATAAAAATCGTTTCCAAAACGGTGAAACAGTAGAGCAATTATTACCAGAAGCCTTCGCAACAATTCGTGAAGCATCTTGTCGTGTATTAGGGATGTTCCCATTCCGCGTACAAATTATGGGTGCTGCAGCGTTAAACGAAGGTAACATCGCAGAGATGAAAACCGGTGAAGGTAAAACGTTAACAGCTACAATGTCTGTATACTTAAACGCCATTACTGGGAAGGGTGTACATGTTGTAACAGTCAACGAATATTTAGCAAGCCGTGACGCGCGTGAAATGGGTGAGCTATATGAGTGGTTAGGCTTAACAGTCGGCTTAAACTTAAACAGCTTATCGAAAGAAGAAAAACGAGAAGCCTATGCTGCGGATATTACGTATTCAACGAACAACGAGCTAGGGTTCGACTATTTACGTGACAACATGGTGCTTTATAAAGAAGACCGTGTACAACGTAAATTACATTATGCGGTAATCGATGAGGTAGACTCGATTTTAATCGACGAAGCACGTACACCGTTAATTATTTCTGGACAAGCTGGTAAAACAGCACAGCTTTATGTACAATCAAATGCCTTTGTGCGTATGCTAAAGCAAGATGAAGATTACAACTACGAGGAATCGACAAAAGGTGTAACGTTAACAGAAGCAGGTATCGAAAAAGCCGAGCGTTCGTTTGGTATTGATAACTTATTCGATTTAGCACATGTTCGTTTAAACCATGCGATTAACCAAAGCTTAAAAGCACATGCATCAATGCATTTAGATGTTGATTATGTTGTGCAGGATGGTGAAATCGTTATCGTTGACGGCTTCACAGGTCGCTTAATGAAAGGGCGTCGTTATTCAGACGGCTT
This portion of the Solibacillus daqui genome encodes:
- a CDS encoding DNA sulfur modification protein DndB, coding for MTQHLAIYTIHEIAQQIEQQTIILRKTEARHTRKIRQYVMEQFVTGDVFIPPIVATENNGVLYIIDGSSRLRSMVDILPMANRMLLSEDIEEQKKAAQLCASIGDIKLAFQVFHDFTEEQQDQLYLDANTKGKKVALSKRIAYDSRNTINTVTNELLLQHEALRFAGIEQEKVSINRPANKNFLSLSQLRAIVSLFLVGKEIESGVHTQQVDQVLIEQRMPILNAWLDELFILESPDKIGDYNISILASFLFVRGLAYYALKGEQFIGQAKKTDYVRNRMKALNHVSWESRQSLWHRFDGRYRGPSGLYFVTNNKKTLAAIINWLCNEGGDVVLKK
- a CDS encoding competence protein ComK — protein: MEKNKKYILTYATQVLFETVENGKQGIVVIENGESYFIEGSLNRIIAHNEMYYITNLEVAKRIAKEILGSSYGAPYIFMDMVWVPVEIYNRNVIIYVALHHIERISCLSNSKTLLQLTQCVNITLSISKNKLYSRLLVACLLKLLIDLKKKNIYKKGNTLSKPCEIIKEQGNVYYTKKDDLDNN
- a CDS encoding phospho-sugar mutase, giving the protein MDYQLIYEDWIQKSLYENDLHQIKANKSEIQDSFHQQLQFGTGGLRGKLGPGTNRMNTHTIRLVAEGLARQIEQQGEVAKMRGVVIAYDTRHFSQEFAYETAGVLAAHGIQSYVFKESRPTPELSFAVRYLAAYAGVVITASHNPKQYNGFKVYGEDGAQLTPQFANDIMAHMHAVDSIFDIPNSSRSQLQNSDLCVEILEKLDDAYLQAISHIQLSENVKEDMAIVYTPIHGAGLEPTIRGLQNFGFTNVHLVQQQAVQDGDFPTVIYPNPEEADAFKLAMKLGEEVSAQLLLATDPDADRLGVAVLVDGAYKLLTGNQLGALLLDYILSKQPAQPNAAMIKTIVTSEFGAAVAQKYGVATVNTLTGFKYIAEKIAEWELTKEHKFIFGYEESYGYLVSDVVRDKDAVQIALLTAEMAAYYAANGQTLYDVLNELYEEHGFYQEALISLTFEGMEGQQKITSIMEAFRKQPPKRFADIAVRKMEDYLTESINGLPQADVIKFILEDDSWICVRPSGTEPKCKFYIGVKTESLLESEQKIEQLKSALQQWA
- a CDS encoding PilZ domain-containing protein translates to MTFKRTEGFRFSFGEPIPAKYIILVDGKPEDQKLTKYSCEILDISPHGMKMFAFHDIGENSSELLQLEVQFILDEILIKAIGEIVWKKDFGSKIQYGLIFVGQPQVEALIISELKLRRKKEVGQR
- the hpf gene encoding ribosome hibernation-promoting factor, HPF/YfiA family, translating into MLNFNIRGENIEVTPAIRDYVESKIEKVERYFNDDLNANANVNLKVYNDKQTKVEVTIPMKNLTLRAEERHNDMYAAVDLIVDKLERQIRKHKTKVNRKFRDREGAGLYFAAVTQAGAITESSEEEYTIVRTKQFDLKPMDQEEAILQMNMLGHDFYIYTDAESDGTSIVYKRKDGKYGLIETN